The stretch of DNA CGGGGCGCCACCGCCACCGCGGCTGCGGCGAGCACGGCGGTAAGGCCGAAGACCCCGGCGAAGGATTCGATCGTCGTCGTGAACGCGGCGAAAACGATGCCCGTGGTGGCCAGTGCCAGCGCGCCGCCCAGCGAGTCTGAGATGGACATGGCCGAGCTGTTGAAGCCCTCGTTCTCCTTGCTCGACAGCGCCAGGGTCATCACGCTCAGCCGCGGATAAAGCAGGCCCATGCCGCCGCCCGCGAGGATCCACCCGGCGATGACGACGACGGGTGGCCAGTGCAGCGCGGTGGTCGCCAACGCGAGGAGTACAGCCGCGAGGACCATCATTGAGCCGGTCCGGACGGCGCCGCGATGGGATAACCGGGTACCGAGGCGTCCTTGGACGGCCGCTGCCCCCGCCCAAGCAAGCGCTCCGCCGGTGAGGGTAAGGCCCGCAAAGGTGGGCGCGAACTCGTACTGCTCGATCAGCAGGTACGGCAGGTAGACCTCCGCGCCGAAGAACCCGGCGGACGCGAGCCCGCGGACCAGGATCACGCTGGGCAAGCCGCGGCGGGCGGCGAGCGTACCCTGCGGCACCAGCGGCCGCACGGCCACCAGCGCAATCACGACGGCGGCCACAGCCAGGAATGCCGGCGCGGCGGCGAAGCCGGGGAGGCGGACTTCCCGCGAGAGGTTCAGACCGAGCACGGCGAGCGCGGCCAGGCTGGCCCAAGCGAGGCGGCCTAAGGCCCACGGCGCTGGCGGCTGGGCCGCGACATCGTCCTGTCCCCGGCCCGGCCCCATGTTCCGCAACACCGGAACGATCATCATCAGGGCTGGAATGACCAGCCCCACCACGCCCAGGAACACCCAGTGCCAGCTGAACACCTGCGCCACCAGGCCGGCGGCAAACGGCCCAACGAGGGACGGGATCACCCAGGCCGCGGAGAAGGCGGCGAAGATCTTGGGGTGCAGCAGCCCCGGGTAAATCCGGGCTACCAATACATACAGCGCCACTGTCAGGGCGCCGCCGCCCAGCCCTTGCACCAGCCTGCCCGCCACGAGCAGCGGCATGGACACAGCGGTGCCCGCGATCAGCAGTCCCGCGACGAACAGCGCCACGGACCCATAGAGGGGGACCGTGGGGCCGCGGCGGTCGGACCAGTTCCCGGCTGCAACCATCCCGATCACCCCGGTTGCGAGCGGGCCCGCGAAGGCCAAGGCGTAGAGGTCCGCGCCGTGCAGTTCGCGGCTCACCACGGGCATGATGGTGGTCACGGCAAGGGATTCGAACGCGGCCAGAAACACCAGCGCGCAGGTGCCGATGGTCACCCACAGGTACGGCCGCTGCAGGATGCCGGATTGGGTGTCTGCCGGGGGAAGGGTTGTGTCGCGCACGCTCTGGCCCGATCGGTTGCTTATCTTTCCTGCCAGCATAGCCGCCGGGTACGATGCACCTACGCGGCGCCAGCCACGGCAGCAGGAACGATGACGCGTCCAGTGGCCGTCGAGTCCCGGTTCAGCATCCACCCCACCCGCTTGACAGTACTCAGCATCACTACGCTCTCCACCAGCTCAATTGCGGGGATCCGCTGCTGCAGGGCGAGCTCGGCGTTCATCACATCGGCCAGCGACTGCAACCACATGATGATCACAAAGTTGGTGCGGCCCGTAGTGGAGGCACTGAGCCGGACGTTGCGCAGGCCCCTGAGCTCGGCCGCGGCAGTCTCATGCTGTCCTGGCGGGACGTTGGCGAACCACTGGCATGTCACAGGGTAGCCGGAGAACTTCTGCGCCACTTCGCAGCGGAAGGAGAGCACCCTGCTGGCGAGGACCCGGTTCAGCTGGCGCTGCACCGTGGCCGGGTGGCGGCCCAGCTCCCGGGCGATGTCGGCCGCCGTGGCCCGCCCGTCCCTGGCAAGGAAGGGAAGCAGTGCCAGGTGGCTTTCAGGCAGGGGCTCCACAACGGCTTCCGGGGGTGCGGACCCTGCCGCTTCGGGACCCGCCTTCGCCTGCAGCGCCGCGACCTGGGCTCGGTCCAGCACATTGAGGCGCCAGGCGTACCCGCCCGAGTGCAGCCTGGTGCACAGGGCGGTCTGGTACTTCAGGAGACCCTGGATGTCCTGGAGCCGGGACGCCACGGCCGTAGTGAACTCCTCCAGGGACCGGGTGAGGACCGTCAGCATCAGGTCCCTGTTGCTGGCGGCCTCCTCGATGGTAACGATCTCGGGGACCGCGGCCAACGCCTCCGTCACCTCAGCCCGGCGGTGCATTTCGCAGTCAACGTCCACGAGTGCAAGGCACATCTGTTTGGGGTCGCCCATCAAGTGGGCGGTCACCCAGGCCGCACCTGAACCGCGGACCCGTTCCCACCGTGCCGCAAGTGTAGTGGCGTGGACACCAAGAATTTCTCCTGCATCCGCCCAGCTGATCCTCGGCGCGATCTCCAGCGCGTTGATGAGGGCAAGGTCCTCCTCGCTCAGTTCCATATTCATCATTCTTCCGGAGGGATGCGCAAAACGTGGAAGACAAGGAGGGCTTCTGCATTTTTCGAGCAGTTTGAACATATGTGAACCAAGTCACCCCAGACTGGATAAAACTGATTCTTGGAGGAGCAGCAATGACCATCACATCAGCGGCCAGGGAACTCCAGCCCGAACTCACCCGCTACCGCCACGCCATGCACCGGGAGCCGGAAATCGGCCTTGACCTGCCCCGGACGCAGGAGAAAGTCCTCCGGGCATTGGACGGGCTGCCTTACGAAATCACCCTGGGCAAGGAGACGACGTCGGTCACGGCGGTCCTGCGGGGCACCGGCGGCAGAGCAGGAATGGGCGAAGCAGGGCAGGATCAGCCTGTGCCATCGGTCCTGCTCCGTGCCGACATGGACGGCCTGCCCGTCCAGGAGAAGACCGGCGTCGACTACACCTCCCGGCTGGACGGCGCCATGCACGCCTGCGGCCACGACCTCCACATGGCCATGCTCGCCGGCGCCGCCACGCTGCTGGCCGAGAGCCGGCACCGCCTGGCGGGCGACGTCGTCCTGATGTTCCAGCCGGGCGAGGAAGGCTTCGATGGCGCC from Pseudarthrobacter siccitolerans encodes:
- a CDS encoding Lrp/AsnC family transcriptional regulator, which produces MELSEEDLALINALEIAPRISWADAGEILGVHATTLAARWERVRGSGAAWVTAHLMGDPKQMCLALVDVDCEMHRRAEVTEALAAVPEIVTIEEAASNRDLMLTVLTRSLEEFTTAVASRLQDIQGLLKYQTALCTRLHSGGYAWRLNVLDRAQVAALQAKAGPEAAGSAPPEAVVEPLPESHLALLPFLARDGRATAADIARELGRHPATVQRQLNRVLASRVLSFRCEVAQKFSGYPVTCQWFANVPPGQHETAAAELRGLRNVRLSASTTGRTNFVIIMWLQSLADVMNAELALQQRIPAIELVESVVMLSTVKRVGWMLNRDSTATGRVIVPAAVAGAA
- a CDS encoding MFS transporter, yielding MRDTTLPPADTQSGILQRPYLWVTIGTCALVFLAAFESLAVTTIMPVVSRELHGADLYALAFAGPLATGVIGMVAAGNWSDRRGPTVPLYGSVALFVAGLLIAGTAVSMPLLVAGRLVQGLGGGALTVALYVLVARIYPGLLHPKIFAAFSAAWVIPSLVGPFAAGLVAQVFSWHWVFLGVVGLVIPALMMIVPVLRNMGPGRGQDDVAAQPPAPWALGRLAWASLAALAVLGLNLSREVRLPGFAAAPAFLAVAAVVIALVAVRPLVPQGTLAARRGLPSVILVRGLASAGFFGAEVYLPYLLIEQYEFAPTFAGLTLTGGALAWAGAAAVQGRLGTRLSHRGAVRTGSMMVLAAVLLALATTALHWPPVVVIAGWILAGGGMGLLYPRLSVMTLALSSKENEGFNSSAMSISDSLGGALALATTGIVFAAFTTTIESFAGVFGLTAVLAAAAVAVAPRVTSRAVGQ